The nucleotide sequence ACCCGGTACGGGGGTGACCAGGCCGACCCACAGACTGGACAGCCTGGGGGTGAGCACCGGCACCGGTGCGACCAGACGCCGCCGCAGCCCGGTCACCTCCGCGAATCGCCGCATCATGTCGAGGTAGGTGAGGACGTCGGGGCCGCCGATGTCGAAGGTCCGGTGCACCTCGTCCGGCAGCGTGGCGCAGCCCACCAGCAGCCGCAGCACATCGCGGACGGCGATCGGCTGGGTGCGGGTGTGCACCCAGCGGGGCGTCACCATCACCGGCAGCCGCTCGGTGAGATAGCGGAGCATCTCGAACGAGGCCGAGCCCGAGCCGACGATCACCCCGGCCCGCAGGACGGCCGTCGGCACCCCGGAGTCCAGCAGCACCCGGCCCACCTCGGCCCGGGAGCGAAGATGGGGCGAGAGCGCGCGCTCGGGGACCCCGACCGGGGTCAGCCCGCCGAGATAGACGATCCGGCGGACCCCCGCGGCCCGGGCCCGTTCGCCGAAGATCCGGGCGGCGCGGCGGTCGGTCTCCTCGAAGCCGGGTCCGGTGCCCAGCGCGTGGACCAGGTAGTACGCGACGTCCATGCCCTCCAGGGCGGCGCCGATGGACTCCTCGTCGGTCACATCGCCGCGCACGGTCTCCGCCCGCCCCGCCCAGGGGTGATCGCGCAGCTTCTCGGGCGAGCGGGCCACACACCGCACCTGATGCCCCGCGGCCAGCAGCTCGGGGACCAGCCTGCCGCCGATATAGCCGGTGGCCCCGGTGACCAGACAGCGGCGCGGCTCCGGCGCGCGGCCCGGCGCACCATCCACCGCTCGATCCGGCTCCGGCGGACGCTCGGGAACAGCCATGAGGCCATGGTGCGCGGGCAGGACAAAACCTGCGAGGTGGGCTCCCTTCGGCGGCATTGTCCGTATCAGGTAGTGGAGGTCGCTCTCCGGTCTCCCCGACCTTCGAGCCTCTCAGCACGGCCATCTAGGAAACACTCCGGGGGACTTACGTCCTCTGTCCTGAGCGCCTCTCCGGTCGAGCTCCCTCGCTCGCCCCGCAGGCTGTTATTTACGTTACTCCGACCCCCTTTGAGTGCCTAGCCCCTTTCAGGCATTTTTTCCGTTTTTCCGAGCCCGGTGAAGACCCGGCGAAGATCGGCCCCGACCCGGCACTCGGGCGCCTTGGCTGCGCCGGGAGGGGCTTGCCCGGTAGGCTTTCCGTGTGATCTTCAAGCGCATCGGAAACGGTCGGCCCTATCCCGACCACGGACGGGAAAGCACCCGCCAGTGGGCGGATGTCGCCCCACGCCCGGTACGTCTTGACCAGTTGGTCACGACGAAGCAGCAGCT is from Streptomyces hygroscopicus and encodes:
- a CDS encoding epimerase, with amino-acid sequence MDGAPGRAPEPRRCLVTGATGYIGGRLVPELLAAGHQVRCVARSPEKLRDHPWAGRAETVRGDVTDEESIGAALEGMDVAYYLVHALGTGPGFEETDRRAARIFGERARAAGVRRIVYLGGLTPVGVPERALSPHLRSRAEVGRVLLDSGVPTAVLRAGVIVGSGSASFEMLRYLTERLPVMVTPRWVHTRTQPIAVRDVLRLLVGCATLPDEVHRTFDIGGPDVLTYLDMMRRFAEVTGLRRRLVAPVPVLTPRLSSLWVGLVTPVPGAIARPLVESLRHEVVCAERDIVRYVPDPPGGPLGVDRALELALRRVRDAKVATRWSSAATPGAAGDPLPTDPDWAGGSLYQDRRARAVDASPEDVWRVVEGIGGENGWYSMPLAWALRGWIDTLVGGVGLRRGRRDAARLRVGDSLDFWRVEEVLPPRLLRLRAEMRLPGLAWLEMTVDRDARGGAVYRQRALFHPRGLAGHLYWWSVAPFHALVFGGMARNIAARAEKDAAGTDRGVTDAAGTSTSASRSR